The following proteins are encoded in a genomic region of Diabrotica virgifera virgifera chromosome 1, PGI_DIABVI_V3a:
- the LOC126891830 gene encoding uncharacterized protein LOC126891830, whose translation MALELETKRRTVLRTAFTTAANVLNNLLSETVDTRPWQQISVQWELLQVKYNELCVVESAVFEAMIEKASEAELISEMEAKDRYSTRYYELKYKCEDRPSLVSSESSIKGKRSFKLPPIEFKKYSGDLIDWLPFWSQFKVVHDDPSIDLNDKIAYLRQATVDGSKARRLVESFPAVADNYSKIIKSLKSRFGREDLQIEVYIRELLKLILSRVSSSSCNVSALYDMIESQLRSLETLGITADKYAAILYPLIESCLPEDMIRLWHRSSQFLRPSGSVSMHNVEESAEVSTLETRLSGLMSFLQNEVQNEQKINLATEGFGLSTENKCKSNNLVEKKNIKSPKQGTDQPSATAAGLVNYEVDRCIFCEGQHDSINCFKAQKLSMKQKRRTLSEKKACFRCLKVRHSSKKCRARLNCILCCKSHVVLMCPDLPVNKIHTSTSSISRSEENIIEDQTLANLNNTQVFLQTLRVNIRSAHGTKQVRALIDTGSQRTYILQRTAQEMGFSAKGTENIVHTLFGGKSTSEQRHKLYKVTASEGAYSCSFDALDQPKICADVSPVYHGPWVEELSDMNISLSDVGHIAPIEILLGADVVGKLYTGRKYQLQCGLVAVETLLGWTLMGKVPAVASNFSTSMMSIALFVDSSSVAKLWELDIIGITNPVEKLTREVAAKETKNFFYETIRCDNEGRYEVMLPWLNKHPLISDNLVVARRRLDTTLNKLKKSNLFESYNLIFNEWLNEGVIEIVNNPEENNCVHYLPHRPVIKNTSETTKIRPVFDASSHEQGRPSLNQCLEVGPNLIELIPSVLLRFRQQKIGVVSDIRKAFLQISVHSKDRDFLRFLWVNNEGNEFVFRHRRVVFGVNCSPFLLGATIEFHLIKALEKCCNDMPYSKNTIERLMIGFYVDNCVTSVTDENELRKFVSEATAIMEEDKMDLRGWESSVTQVSC comes from the exons ATGGCATTAGAATTAGAAACAAAACGCCGAACAGTGCTTCGTACTGCTTTTACGACAGCTGCTAATGTTTTGAACAATTTGTTATCTGAAACGGTGGACACTCGACCCTGGCAACAAATTAGTGTACAGTGGGAACTGTTACAAGTTAAGTACAATGAGCTTTGCGTCGTGGAAAGTGCGGTGTTTGAAGCTATGATCGAAAAGGCTTCCGAGGCAGAATTAATCAGTGAGATGGAGGCAAAGGATAGATACAGCACACGCTACTATGAACTGAAGTACAAATGCGAAGACAGACCCAGTTTAGTAAGTTCAGAGTCATCAATAAAAGGTAAGCGCAGTTTTAAATTACCTCCAATCGAATTCAAGAAATATTCTGGGGACTTGATAGATTGGCTTCCATTTTGGTCGCAGTTCAAAGTAGTGCATGATGATCCATCGATTGATTTAAACGACAAAATAGCTTATTTGAGACAAGCCACTGTAGACGGTAGTAAGGCCAGACGTTTAGTAGAGAGTTTTCCTGCAGTAGCCGATAATTACTCAAAAATTATAAAGAGTTTGAAGTCTAGGTTTGGCAGAGAGGATCTCCAGATTGAAGTATATATTAGGGAGCTCTTAAAGTTAATTTTGAGTCGAGTTTCTAGTAGTTCTTGTAATGTTTCTGCACTATATGATATGATAGAGAGTCAACTTCGTTCACTTGAGACCTTAGGCATAACTGCTGACAAATATGCGGCAATATTGTATCCCCTTATTGAGTCATGTTTACCGGAGGATATGATCAGACTATGGCATAGATCTTCACAGTTTTTAAGGCCTTCTGGTTCCGTATCCATGCACAATGTCGAAGAATCTGCAGAAGTTTCAACTTTGGAGACAAGATTAAGTGGGCTAATGAGTTTTCTACAAAATGAAGTtcaaaatgaacaaaaaattaatttagcaaCGGAAGGTTTTGGTTTATCGACTGAAAATAAATGTAAATCCAATAACCTGGttgaaaagaagaatataaaatcACCAAAGCAAGGAACTGATCAGCCATCAGCGACCGCTGCTGGGTTGGTAAATTATGAGGTTGACAGGTGTATTTTTTGCGAAGGACAGCATGACAGTATCAATTGTTTTAAAGCACAAAAATTGTCTATGAAACAGAAACGACGAACATTGTCAGAGAAGAAAGCCTGTTTTCGATGTTTGAAGGTTCGACATTCTTCGAAGAAGTGTAGAGCACGTTTGAATTGTATTTTGTGTTGTAAATCCCATGTTGTTTTGATGTGTCCTGATTTACCTGTTAACAAAATTCATACATCGACCTCAAGTATCAGCCGCTCGGAAGAAAATATTATTGAGGATCAGACGCTTGCGAATTTGAATAATACACAGGTTTTTTTACAAACTCTGCGAGTAAACATAAGAAGTGCACATGGTACTAAACAAGTAAGGGCACTTATTGACACTGGATCGCAGAGAACATATATTTTACAGCGTACCGCACAAGAAATGGGTTTTTCTGCTAAAGGAACGGAAAATATCGTACATACGTTATTTGGTGGTAAAAGTACTTCTGAACAACGACATAAATTATATAAGGTAACTGCGAGTGAAGGAGCTTACTCTTGTTCATTTGATGCCTTAGATCAACCAAAAATTTGTGCAGATGTCTCTCCTGTTTATCACGGCCCTTGGGTTGAGGAACTTAGTGACATGAATATTTCGCTCAGCGATGTCGGACATATAGCACCAATTGAGATTTTGTTAGGAGCTGATGTTGTAGGCAAATTGTATACAGGGAGGAAATATCAGTTACAGTGTGGTCTTGTAGCAGTTGAAACTTTGTTAGGTTGGACTCTTATGGGCAAGGTGCCGGCAGTTGCTTCTAATTTCAGCACATCTATGATGTCGATTGCGTTGTTTGTTGATAGTTCTTCTGTGGCGAAACTCTGGGAGCTTGATATTATTGGGATAACCAATCCTGTAGAAAAATTGACACGAGAGGTGGCGGCCAAGGAGACTAAGAATTTTTTCTATGAGACTATCCGATGTGACAACGAAGGTAGGTATGAGGTTATGTTACCTTGGTTGAACAAGCATCCTTTAATTTCAGATAATTTAGTTGTCGCTAGAAGAAGGTTAGATActactttaaataagttgaaaaagTCCAATTTGTTTGAATcgtataatttaatattcaatgaGTGGTTGAACGAGGGTGTGATCGAAATAGTAAATAATCCGGAAGAGAATAATTGTGTGCACTATTTGCCTCACAGGCCCGTTATTAAAAATACTAGCGAAACCACGAAAATTAGGCCAGTCTTTGATGCATCATCTCATGAACAGGGTCGTCCTTCTTTGAACCAGTGTTTAGAGGTAGGGCCTAATCTTATTGAACTTATTCCTTCTGTGTTATTACGGTTTAGACAACAAAAAATAGGTGTTGTGTCGGATATTCGAAAGGCTTTTCTTCAAATTTCTGTACATTCGAAGGACAGAGATTTTTTGAGGTTCCTATGGGTAAACAATGAAGGAAATGAATTTGTATTTCGACATAGGAGAGTTGTTTTTGGAGTCAACTGTAGTCCATTTCTTCTGGGTGCTACTATAGAATTTCATTTGATAAAGGCGCTGGAAAAGTGTTGTAATGATATGCCGTACTCTAAAAATACAATTGAAAGGCTTATGATTGGGTTCTATGTAGATAATTGTGTGACTAGTGTTACTGATGAGAATGAGTTGAGAAAGTTCGTATCAGAAGCAACTGCCATCATGGAGGAAGATAAGATGGATTTGAGAGGGTGGGAGTCTTCTG TGACACAAGTATCTTGCTAA
- the LOC126878774 gene encoding monocarboxylate transporter 3, giving the protein MPVATTEASDKSKSGYQKICPEEQKDTKKCKFNGVDKNETVIDDNEKDPLNNEVSSQPDIVIPPDGGWGWLVVLGSFMCNLIVDGTIFSFGTFLKIISKEFDADPADVTLVGSLMSGFYLIAGPFVSAIANRYGFRIVVIFGGLLSAAAFALCYFATSVTYLCVLYGVIGGIGFGFIYAPSIIILGFYFERWRGLATGIAVCGSGIGTFVYAPMTDIVITKFGWRGAMLVHAALILICALSGILYRPLKAMKIDSATEPLNQPEPEFKVPVVAQQKLELAMRMMKRGSDAGSVVDHQSSIPRLLGVNNNSVYPRVSDVYHTICVPNGTVTSKQTPHLAWTRERSKTEGKLQVSHLHKLKRMRSVDKPSEVTRPLYREDIFFNQSLKHLPQYTSQTSVEYNLSVTRAPTKNDIEEEKTHKCMLCPEAFRRVLATMLDLSLFQSPTFIVLAVGGFFTMMGFFVPYMFLVDRAKNAGIENAVWLVSSIGIANTVGRMFYGLLTSLPKANALVITNIALTVGGLATIFSGLSLTREYQFTYCVVFGLAISSFAAIRSVVVVDLLGLEKLTNAFGLLLMFQGIAAIMGAPLAGTFMKATGSIDACFYFSGGLILFSAILCYPLNWINTWEKRRHLETKSSLV; this is encoded by the exons ATGCCTGTTGCAACTACAGAAGCTTCCGACAAATCCAAATCTGGATATCAAAAAATATGCCCAGAAGAACAGAAAGACACAAAGAAGTGCAAATTTAACGGAGTTGATAAAAATGAAACTGTGATAGATGACAATGAAAAAGATCCCCTAAATAATGAAGTCTCTAGTCAGCCAGATATAGTCATACCTCCGGATGGCGGATGGGGGTGGCTGGTAGTTTTAGGATCGTTTATGTGTAATTTAATAGTCGACGGGACCATTTTCTCTTTTGGAACATTCCTTAAAATAATTAGTAAAGAATTCGATGCTGATCCTGCTGATGTGACACTG GTTGGATCATTGATGTCTGGATTTTATCTAATAGCTGGACCGTTTGTAAGTGCAATTGCAAATAGATATGGATTCCGAATCGTAGTGATATTTGGCGGTCTTCTTAGTGCTGCAGCATTTGCCCTCTGCTACTTTGCTACCAGTGTTACTTACCTTTGTGTGCTCTACGGTGTTATAGGAG GTATTGGTTTTGGTTTCATCTATGCTCCGTCTATAATAATCCTGGGATTCTATTTCGAAAGATGGAGAGGATTAGCGACAGGAATTGCTGTGTGTGGATCTGGAATAGGAACATTTGTCTACGCTCCAATGACAGACATTGTGATCACTAAGTTCGGTTGGAGAGGAGCAATGTTGGTTCATGCTGCTTTGATTTTAATATGTGCCTTATCTGGGATTTTATACAG GCCCCTGAAAGCTATGAAGATCGATTCTGCCACTGAACCTCTTAACCAACCGGAACCAGAGTTCAAAGTACCCGTTGTAGCTCAGCAAAAGTTGGAACTAGCCATGAGGATGATGAAACGAGGCTCAGACGCAGGATCTGTAGTCGATCATCAATCGTCAATTCCAAGACTATTAGGTGTAAACAACAACTCCGTCTATCCAAGAGTGTCAGATGTCTACCACACTATCTGTGTTCCAAACGGTACCGTTACGTCCAAGCAAACACCCCATTTGGCTTGGACCAGAGAGAGAAGTAAGACTGAAGGAAAACTGCAAGTATCACATCTCCACAAGTTGAAGCGAATGAGATCTGTAGACAAACCATCCGAAGTTACTCGTCCTCTCTACAGAGAAGACATTTTCTTTAATCAAAGCCTAAAACATCTACCTCAATACACTTCGCAAACGTCCGTAGAATACAATTTATCGGTTACTAGAGCACCCACTAAAAACGATATCGAAGAAGAAAAAACCCATAAGTGTATGCTTTGCCCAGAAGCTTTCCGAAGAGTCCTAGCTACGATGTTAGATCTGAGCCTGTTCCAGTCACCCACATTTATAGTTTTAGCCGTAGGAGGTTTCTTTACAATGATGGGATTCTTCGTGCCTTATATGTTCTTGGTCGACAGAGCCAAAAATGCCGGTATCGAAAACGCAGTATGGCTAGTTTCTTCCATCGGTATAGCCAATACTGTCGGTAGAATGTTTTATGGACTGCTAACCTCACTCCCTAAGGCAAACGCTCTGGTAATTACAAATATTGCGTTAACAGTAGGCGGACTGGCTACAATATTCAGTGGATTATCTTTGACCAGAGAATACCAATTCACTTATTGCGTCGTATTTGGACTTGCGATAT caaGTTTCGCAGCTATTCGATCGGTAGTAGTAGTGGACCTTCTTGGTCTCGAAAAACTCACCAACGCCTTTGGACTTCTGCTGATGTTCCAAGGAATTGCAGCAATTATGGGTGCTCCTTTAGCGGGTACCTTCATGAAAGCCACTGGAAGCATTGACGCTTGTTTCTATTTCTCAGGAGGACTCATTTTGTTCTCCGCTATTTTGTGTTATCCTCTTAATTGGATTAATACATGGGAAAAACGACGACATCTAGAAACTAAGTCTTCGCtagtttga